Proteins from one Campylobacter concisus genomic window:
- the glyS gene encoding glycine--tRNA ligase subunit beta: MKELLLEIGVEELPAIPFLRELPNINAKWQAVLEKYNLVSPFKFYYTPRRLVFFHEKFPQSQPDSVASFIGAPKQVALKDGVFTKAALSFANKCDISESELKFKEIDGKEVLYYEKEVKGEPVAKIMGEMVEEFLKSLNFGKSMRWGNGEFEFIRPIRSFLCLLGDEVIKFNKFGVESGDSTYPHRSISYDKIKISNIKEYFEGSKSRGVVLEAGEREKIILDEFEKISQKSGLKIEIDKDLLAEVVAITEYPTALLGSFEEEFLEVPSEVIITSMKENQRYFPVFKNGKLANGFVVVSNAITQDYSLIIKGNEKVLRARLSDAMFFWQSDLAHEFSPEKLKNITYLKELGSIYEKELRELQVAKKLASNYDELLKKEAGEYAAKLERAVMLSKADLTTQMVYEFTELQGIMGAYYAKAKNEDEDVVLAIKEQYLPDGEEAQCPSKVFSSVVALSNKLDTLMGLFSIGKIPSGTKDPYALRRAANGVIKIVLAHNLKFNVKEILEDIAKDYKKFDVEVLINFILDRLYTFFDANASIVKACIKSGEKDILELTKMIEALAKISSEPNFRENFSTFKRLANIIKDDKFSKVEENLFEIDAEKALNDAFKAVDKSLAYEPRLKALFALKPQIDEFFDKVMINVENEKVRNNRVAIIGQIYSEILKVADIKEISF; encoded by the coding sequence ATGAAAGAGTTATTATTAGAAATTGGAGTTGAGGAGCTTCCAGCGATACCGTTTTTAAGGGAGCTACCAAATATCAATGCTAAATGGCAGGCTGTGCTTGAAAAATATAATCTTGTAAGTCCTTTTAAATTTTATTATACGCCGCGTCGTTTGGTCTTTTTTCATGAGAAATTTCCACAATCTCAGCCTGACAGCGTAGCTAGCTTTATCGGTGCGCCAAAGCAAGTTGCGCTAAAAGATGGAGTCTTTACGAAAGCTGCACTTAGCTTTGCAAATAAATGCGATATAAGCGAGAGCGAGCTTAAATTTAAAGAGATAGACGGCAAAGAGGTGCTTTACTACGAAAAAGAGGTAAAAGGCGAGCCGGTTGCCAAGATAATGGGAGAGATGGTTGAGGAGTTTTTAAAGAGTCTTAACTTTGGCAAGTCTATGCGCTGGGGCAACGGCGAGTTTGAGTTCATTCGTCCGATAAGATCGTTTTTGTGTTTACTTGGCGATGAGGTCATAAAATTTAATAAATTTGGCGTTGAGAGCGGTGATTCAACCTATCCACATAGAAGCATTAGCTATGACAAGATAAAAATTTCAAATATAAAAGAGTATTTTGAAGGCTCAAAGAGCCGTGGTGTCGTGCTTGAAGCAGGCGAGAGAGAAAAAATAATCCTTGATGAGTTTGAAAAAATTAGCCAAAAAAGTGGGCTAAAGATCGAAATCGATAAAGACTTGTTAGCTGAAGTCGTGGCGATCACCGAGTATCCAACAGCACTTCTTGGCTCGTTTGAAGAGGAATTTTTGGAGGTGCCAAGTGAGGTCATCATCACTTCAATGAAGGAAAATCAGCGCTACTTTCCAGTCTTTAAAAATGGTAAACTCGCAAATGGCTTCGTTGTCGTTAGCAACGCCATAACGCAGGACTACTCGCTCATCATCAAAGGCAATGAAAAGGTGCTAAGAGCAAGACTAAGTGATGCGATGTTCTTTTGGCAAAGCGACCTAGCGCACGAATTTAGCCCAGAAAAACTAAAAAATATAACTTATCTAAAAGAGCTTGGAAGTATCTATGAAAAAGAGCTTAGAGAGCTACAAGTGGCTAAAAAGCTTGCTAGTAACTATGACGAGCTACTCAAAAAAGAAGCTGGCGAGTACGCGGCTAAGCTTGAGCGAGCTGTGATGTTAAGCAAGGCTGATCTTACAACACAGATGGTTTATGAGTTTACCGAGCTTCAAGGTATCATGGGTGCTTACTACGCAAAGGCAAAAAATGAGGATGAAGATGTCGTTTTAGCCATAAAAGAGCAGTATTTGCCAGACGGTGAAGAGGCGCAGTGCCCAAGCAAGGTTTTTAGCTCGGTTGTGGCACTTTCAAATAAGCTTGATACGCTAATGGGGCTCTTTAGCATCGGTAAAATTCCAAGCGGCACAAAAGATCCATACGCTCTAAGACGCGCAGCAAATGGCGTGATAAAGATCGTTTTGGCGCATAATTTGAAATTTAATGTAAAAGAAATTTTAGAAGATATCGCAAAAGATTATAAGAAATTTGACGTTGAAGTGCTTATAAATTTCATCCTTGATAGGCTCTACACCTTTTTTGATGCAAATGCTTCTATCGTAAAAGCTTGCATAAAAAGCGGCGAAAAGGACATCTTGGAGCTAACTAAGATGATAGAAGCACTTGCTAAAATTTCAAGCGAGCCAAATTTTAGGGAGAATTTCTCGACATTTAAGCGCCTTGCAAACATTATAAAAGATGATAAATTTAGCAAGGTTGAAGAGAATCTCTTTGAGATAGATGCTGAAAAAGCCCTAAATGATGCATTTAAAGCGGTCGATAAGAGCCTAGCGTATGAGCCAAGGCTAAAAGCGCTATTTGCCCTAAAACCGCAGATCGATGAGTTTTTTGACAAAGTTATGATAAATGTTGAAAATGAGAAAGTGCGAAACAATCGCGTCGCGATCATCGGCCAAATTTATAGCGAGATACTAAAAGTAGCTGATATAAAAGAGATCAGCTTTTAA
- a CDS encoding endonuclease/exonuclease/phosphatase family protein yields the protein MRVVFALVFTILVAFASEISIATYNVQNLFDCKDDGSEYLDFKVGVSKWDCEAADSKLQRTRQVINALNTDIIALQEIENEQVLKALVSDSEYKFVSFTKEKNSPVGLGLISKLQPSSSEIFKVPNVKTRNILKVVFEKEGKKFSIFVNHFPTYKNGINMQKKAEKTLRTALGKEKNAIILGDFNSPFGQKSILNDIIATRNFYDLYKELEPKDRYSHAVHGKKRAIDHVLLSPSFMENGDLSYVSGSFEVFKPSFAVDEKGFAKSDLYSDHFALKFKISTDPSPVKKGFVSKIFKKDENKANKKISEQSYKTADVDTLFDHLEAVPAVIEKAVVILKDKHGFIFSKNHRGIYVYDPKNSVTVGEELDVLVKRMKIYKDALEVSSYEIINEHGTKDISENLLDASQLSEARSGDVFAKISGRLERGYLHTPYGKIRVYSKKKLKDGEYSFENARVKIYKRENQIVVE from the coding sequence TTGAGAGTAGTTTTTGCTTTGGTTTTTACCATTTTAGTGGCATTTGCGAGTGAAATTAGCATCGCAACTTATAATGTGCAAAATTTATTTGATTGCAAAGATGATGGTAGCGAGTATCTTGATTTTAAAGTAGGCGTATCAAAATGGGACTGCGAGGCGGCTGATTCAAAACTACAAAGGACAAGACAAGTCATAAATGCATTAAATACTGACATTATCGCACTTCAAGAGATCGAAAATGAGCAGGTTTTAAAAGCTCTGGTAAGTGATAGCGAGTATAAATTCGTTAGTTTTACAAAGGAGAAAAACTCACCTGTTGGGCTTGGGCTTATTTCAAAATTGCAGCCAAGTAGCAGTGAAATTTTTAAAGTTCCAAACGTAAAGACGAGAAATATTTTAAAGGTTGTTTTTGAGAAGGAAGGCAAGAAATTTAGCATATTTGTAAATCACTTTCCAACTTATAAAAATGGCATAAATATGCAAAAAAAGGCTGAAAAAACGTTAAGAACGGCTCTAGGCAAAGAGAAAAATGCGATTATTTTGGGTGATTTTAACTCGCCCTTTGGACAAAAATCCATCCTAAATGACATCATTGCAACGAGAAATTTTTATGATCTTTATAAAGAGCTTGAGCCAAAAGATAGATATTCTCACGCAGTACATGGCAAAAAAAGAGCGATTGATCATGTTTTACTTTCACCTAGTTTTATGGAAAATGGCGATCTAAGCTATGTTAGCGGCAGTTTTGAAGTCTTTAAACCAAGCTTTGCAGTTGATGAAAAAGGCTTTGCAAAGAGCGACCTTTACTCAGATCACTTTGCACTAAAGTTTAAAATTTCAACTGATCCAAGCCCAGTAAAAAAAGGCTTTGTAAGTAAAATTTTTAAAAAAGATGAAAATAAAGCCAATAAAAAAATAAGCGAACAAAGCTATAAGACGGCTGATGTAGATACGCTTTTTGATCATCTAGAAGCTGTGCCAGCAGTGATTGAAAAAGCGGTTGTTATCTTAAAAGATAAGCATGGCTTTATTTTCTCGAAAAATCACCGTGGAATTTATGTTTATGATCCTAAAAATAGCGTTACTGTAGGTGAAGAGCTAGATGTTTTAGTAAAGCGAATGAAAATTTATAAAGATGCGCTTGAAGTCAGCTCTTATGAGATCATAAATGAGCATGGCACAAAAGATATTAGCGAAAATTTATTAGATGCATCGCAATTAAGCGAAGCTAGAAGTGGCGATGTCTTTGCTAAAATTTCTGGTAGACTAGAGAGGGGCTATCTGCATACACCATACGGTAAGATCAGGGTTTATAGTAAGAAAAAGCTAAAAGATGGCGAGTATAGTTTTGAAAACGCGAGAGTTAAAATTTACAAGAGAGAAAACCAAATCGTTGTGGAGTAG
- a CDS encoding tRNA (cytidine(34)-2'-O)-methyltransferase produces the protein MFNIVLVHPQIPQNTGAIGRMCVNANLKLHIVKPTVFDLSEKAVRRAGLDYWKILNPKIWDSLEEFLEANLSHKDRFFFATTKTNRLYYEIRFKPGDFIFFGGESTGLPREFMDINFKNAITIPMGKEGRSLNLAMSAGIIAYEAIRQNIAEFDFRSEI, from the coding sequence ATGTTTAACATAGTCTTAGTTCATCCTCAGATACCGCAAAATACTGGAGCTATCGGTAGAATGTGCGTTAATGCAAATTTAAAGCTACATATCGTTAAGCCAACGGTCTTTGATCTGAGCGAAAAGGCTGTTAGACGAGCAGGGCTTGACTACTGGAAAATTTTAAATCCAAAAATTTGGGATAGTTTGGAAGAATTTTTAGAAGCAAACTTAAGCCACAAGGATAGATTTTTCTTCGCTACCACAAAGACAAATAGGCTTTACTACGAGATTAGGTTTAAGCCAGGAGATTTTATATTTTTTGGTGGTGAGAGTACTGGGCTGCCAAGAGAATTTATGGATATAAATTTTAAAAACGCCATAACCATACCAATGGGAAAAGAGGGCAGAAGCTTAAATTTAGCTATGAGTGCTGGTATTATCGCTTATGAGGCGATCAGGCAAAATATCGCTGAATTTGACTTTAGGAGTGAGATTTGA
- a CDS encoding CCA tRNA nucleotidyltransferase — MQISKIDSKISQNKPLDGSKNEIKIKNKIYKNSELDFFRSLFSPFTSRVYLVGGCVRDAFLGREIYDYDIEVYDIEPTKFNELMASIGASGVGKSYFIYKYKNYDIGLPRSESKTGNSHKDFAVSYINDPKMASLRRDFTINAMMMNIFNGEILDFYGGKQDLANKILRHIDSEKFKEDPLRVLRGVQFSARLDFSIADDTLELMKTLDLSHLSKDRINTELIKFFRAKYLEKGAYYLFELGFFKEIFGVQISMDDGFLSDLKSAREFVDDERLFLYLLFGKFEFDAKEILEKMRLPKSYFSILKQPYFKDMPSDKDLMQIALNMPIKSWLGAYNKERIERAVKLGIYEAKFDAKVDVAEILSAGFKNEEIAKEIKRRQEFEISKYLSEYRPRKD; from the coding sequence TTGCAAATATCGAAAATAGACTCCAAAATCTCTCAAAATAAGCCATTGGACGGCTCAAAAAATGAGATAAAAATCAAAAATAAAATTTATAAAAATAGCGAGCTAGACTTTTTTAGATCGCTATTTTCTCCATTTACTTCACGTGTCTATCTAGTTGGTGGCTGTGTGAGAGATGCGTTCTTGGGGCGAGAAATTTATGATTATGACATCGAAGTTTATGACATTGAGCCTACTAAATTTAATGAGCTAATGGCTAGTATAGGCGCTAGCGGTGTTGGTAAAAGCTACTTTATCTACAAATACAAAAACTACGATATTGGGCTTCCAAGAAGCGAGAGCAAAACTGGAAATTCACACAAAGACTTTGCAGTAAGCTATATTAATGATCCCAAAATGGCGAGCCTTAGGCGAGATTTTACGATAAATGCCATGATGATGAATATCTTTAATGGAGAAATTTTAGACTTTTACGGCGGGAAGCAAGATTTAGCAAACAAGATATTAAGGCACATTGATAGTGAAAAATTTAAAGAAGATCCGCTAAGGGTGCTACGTGGCGTGCAGTTTAGCGCAAGGCTTGATTTTAGCATAGCTGATGATACGCTAGAGCTTATGAAAACGCTTGATTTATCGCATCTAAGTAAGGATAGGATAAATACTGAGCTTATTAAATTTTTTCGCGCAAAGTATCTAGAAAAGGGAGCTTACTATCTTTTTGAGCTTGGGTTTTTTAAAGAAATTTTTGGCGTGCAAATTTCTATGGACGATGGGTTTTTAAGTGATCTTAAGAGTGCTAGAGAATTTGTGGATGATGAGAGGCTATTTTTGTATCTTTTGTTTGGCAAATTTGAGTTTGACGCAAAAGAAATTTTAGAGAAAATGCGTCTGCCAAAGAGCTACTTTTCTATCTTAAAGCAGCCTTATTTTAAGGATATGCCAAGCGATAAAGATCTAATGCAAATTGCTCTAAATATGCCTATAAAATCATGGCTTGGAGCTTATAATAAAGAGCGGATAGAGCGTGCTGTGAAGCTTGGAATTTATGAGGCAAAATTTGACGCGAAAGTTGATGTGGCAGAAATTTTATCAGCTGGTTTTAAAAACGAAGAGATCGCAAAAGAGATAAAACGTAGGCAAGAGTTTGAAATTTCAAAATATCTAAGCGAGTATAGGCCTAGAAAAGATTAG
- a CDS encoding CiaD-like domain-containing protein, with amino-acid sequence MKLDDIARMAISEVSAELEKIEALQSKKQEELERENLKKELLAIESNENALNNELKVEANLQNEQAFEVKEDPASLTKSREVSEEKIFLANLAERIEVLFEGLKQTSEQNLASRLELTTKFLEFTLANIENRLQNLSK; translated from the coding sequence ATGAAGCTTGATGATATCGCTAGAATGGCAATCAGTGAGGTTAGCGCTGAGCTTGAGAAAATAGAAGCATTGCAAAGTAAGAAGCAAGAAGAGCTTGAGCGAGAGAATTTAAAAAAAGAGCTTTTGGCTATAGAGTCTAATGAAAATGCACTAAATAACGAGCTAAAAGTTGAGGCAAATTTACAAAATGAGCAAGCGTTTGAAGTAAAAGAGGATCCAGCAAGTCTAACAAAAAGTAGAGAAGTGAGCGAAGAGAAAATTTTCTTAGCAAACCTTGCTGAGCGCATAGAAGTGCTTTTTGAAGGGCTTAAACAAACTAGTGAACAAAATCTTGCTTCAAGGCTTGAGCTAACGACAAAATTTTTAGAATTTACCCTTGCAAATATCGAAAATAGACTCCAAAATCTCTCAAAATAA
- the leuB gene encoding 3-isopropylmalate dehydrogenase — MREYKICVIKGDGIGPEIIDEAIKILDVVSAEFGIKFEYDYKLMGGAAYDVFGVPLPDETLNSALNSDAVLFGAIGGEKWDNLPRHLRPESGLLKIRKELEAYANLRPAIVFDELVDASTLKPEVLRGVDFVVVRELTGGLYFGQPREKGEDRAFNTMVYSKFEIERIAKIAFETAMLRKKKVCMVDKANVLETSQFWREVTSEVAKNYPEVELSFMYVDNAAMQLVRAPANFDVILTENLFGDILSDEASMICGSIGLLPSASMGGKVGIYEPIHGSAPDIAGQGIANPIATILSAAMMLRYAFSENEAADTIENAVKEALAKGYRTKDIAAFNAVEICSTSEIGDVIAGFIKK, encoded by the coding sequence ATGAGAGAATATAAAATTTGTGTTATAAAAGGCGATGGCATCGGCCCTGAGATCATAGATGAAGCGATAAAAATTTTAGATGTCGTTAGCGCTGAGTTTGGGATAAAATTTGAGTACGACTACAAGCTTATGGGTGGTGCAGCTTATGATGTATTTGGCGTGCCTTTGCCAGATGAGACGCTTAACTCTGCTCTAAACTCTGATGCTGTGCTTTTTGGAGCGATCGGTGGCGAGAAGTGGGATAATTTGCCAAGACATCTAAGGCCAGAGAGCGGGCTTTTAAAGATTAGAAAAGAGCTAGAAGCTTATGCAAATTTACGTCCAGCCATTGTTTTTGATGAGCTAGTGGATGCTAGCACGCTAAAGCCAGAGGTTTTAAGAGGCGTTGATTTTGTCGTGGTTCGTGAGCTAACGGGCGGACTTTATTTTGGACAGCCACGTGAAAAAGGCGAAGATAGAGCGTTTAATACGATGGTTTATTCTAAATTTGAGATCGAGCGCATCGCAAAGATCGCTTTTGAAACAGCAATGCTTCGAAAGAAAAAGGTCTGCATGGTCGATAAGGCAAATGTGCTTGAGACAAGCCAGTTTTGGCGCGAGGTGACTAGCGAGGTGGCTAAAAATTACCCTGAAGTAGAGCTTAGCTTTATGTATGTGGATAATGCGGCGATGCAGTTAGTAAGAGCGCCAGCAAATTTTGACGTCATCCTTACTGAAAATTTATTTGGCGACATCTTAAGTGACGAAGCGAGTATGATCTGTGGCTCGATAGGACTACTTCCAAGTGCTAGTATGGGCGGTAAAGTGGGAATTTATGAGCCAATACATGGCTCAGCACCAGACATCGCAGGGCAGGGCATAGCAAATCCAATCGCAACAATTTTAAGTGCAGCGATGATGCTAAGATACGCATTTAGTGAAAATGAAGCCGCAGATACGATAGAAAATGCTGTGAAAGAGGCACTTGCAAAAGGTTATAGAACAAAAGATATCGCTGCTTTTAATGCGGTTGAAATTTGCTCAACTAGCGAGATAGGCGATGTTATCGCAGGATTTATCAAAAAATGA
- a CDS encoding 3-isopropylmalate dehydratase small subunit — MNKVWKFGDNIDTDIIIAARYLNTSDENILAKHIMEDADPNFSTKIDKGDIIVAGENFGCGSSREHAPIALKAAGIGAVIAKSYARIFYRNSFNTGLLILEIKETDEINEGDELKIDVDNGTIVNLTSGKEYKFSPIPPFMQELLNAGGLIEYAKVKLD, encoded by the coding sequence ATGAATAAAGTTTGGAAATTCGGCGACAATATCGATACCGATATAATTATCGCCGCCAGATACTTAAATACTTCCGACGAAAATATCTTAGCAAAACATATAATGGAGGACGCCGATCCTAATTTTAGCACCAAGATAGATAAGGGCGACATTATCGTAGCGGGCGAAAATTTCGGCTGCGGTAGCTCTCGCGAGCACGCTCCTATCGCGCTTAAAGCTGCCGGTATAGGTGCGGTGATAGCTAAAAGCTATGCGAGAATTTTTTATAGAAATAGCTTTAATACGGGACTTTTAATACTTGAGATCAAAGAAACGGACGAGATAAACGAGGGCGACGAACTAAAAATAGACGTAGATAACGGCACGATCGTAAATCTAACCAGCGGCAAAGAGTATAAATTTAGCCCTATACCGCCGTTTATGCAAGAGCTTCTAAACGCCGGCGGACTTATAGAATACGCAAAAGTAAAGTTGGATTAA